In Oncorhynchus mykiss isolate Arlee chromosome 1, USDA_OmykA_1.1, whole genome shotgun sequence, the following proteins share a genomic window:
- the LOC110521665 gene encoding C2 domain-containing protein 5 isoform X5 gives MPGKLKAKIVAGRHLPVMDRASDLTDAFVEVKFGNTTFKTDVFPKSLNPQWNSEWFKFEVDDEDLQDEPLQITVLDHDTYSANDAIGKVYIDIDPLLSCEAATVISGWLPIYDTIHGIRGEINVLVKVDLFNDLNRFRQSSCGVKFFCTTSIPRCYRVALVHGFVEELVVNEDPEYQWIDRIRTPRASNEARQRLISLMSGELQRKIGLKVLEMGGNAVVGYLQCFDLEGESGLVVRAIGTACTLDKLSPGTAPNTTTHTNTHTLPNTAPTSNACNSPSKDSKEPVFSEDPPHSLSGPPTPLRTLPSSSPPPFSPSKPCSRQSSSSDTDLSLTPRIERFVSSPGVFLCPSSPTLSFDSPSLPSSGLILCSIGSALRAYTPPPLPSVQSEGSVLRKTVSFSEELMLAASGMGSGGSVGKEAGPLKTLLRQHTQSALEQREFPIFTLTCFPPGFLVHVGGVVSTRSVKLLDRIHNPVLGNTRSYKLLDWNSVAADEPETRDAWWEEIRQEIKSHAKALGCHAVVGYSESTSICEEVCILSASGTAAMLNPRFMREGCLDTGGSDHRLSRQPHPGMVGSERGEGEVSSTWLGFEDASPPSCGFVHIPYDEFNMPFPAQLTYCYHCRRQKVPDVLFTTIDLPAEAEVTGKGCLIQARLCRTKKKAQGEVNATSISNLLPFMEYELHTQLMNKLKLRSMNALFGLRIQISVGENMLLGLASATGVYLSALPAPGGIQIAGKTPSDLSYDQHISTMQKRIDDTIAKNKELYNIHPPKLFTLDPEAFTGLNTECIEEVVGSPIPDRQRSSRLFRSTSESSDELSELDLSHGKKDAFVLEIDDTDAVEDIQSLLTDAPIPAGFYSCNTEVMPGIHNWTSGLQMFTSVRVYRLSNANLTNQGLNKIFTDLCENLLKSLYFKLRSMIPCCLCHLNFTVAVPEEELIQVAVTAVAMSFDKETQQAADKALTREGFVCFPGSGENEEQLQFSMELCGESTISNNQPTAKPSGVPESAMVHSSRDRCSTWLELLRLKAHTIRRGSVKTSRRTQLLAHSVSSSERCSPLPEGRSRSLRSTRSLPCGAPVTVVKMTPLSFLPGTRIVKYLGIINMFFIRETTSLREEGGVSGFLHSFIAEVFAMVRAHVAALGGNALVSYSMKECVFMENPNKNQAQCLINVSGDAVIFIRESDQEAIPPLLTSRQTSSTGADGTT, from the exons ATGCCGGGGAAGCTGAAAGCTAAGATTGTGGCAGGGCGCCACTTACCTGTCATGGACAGAGCCAGCGACCTCACTGATGCCTTTGTAGAG GTCAAGTTTGGCAACACAACTTTCAAAACGGACGTCTTCCCCAAGTCACTTAACCCACAGTGGAACTCAGAGTGGTTCAAATTTGAG GTGGATGATGAGGACTTACAGGATGAGCCATTACAAATCACAGTGTTGGACCATGACACTTACAGTGCCAACGATGCAATAGGGAAGGTCTACATTGACATCGACCCTCTGCTCTCCTGCGAGGCTGCTACTGTCATTTCTGGATGGTTACCCATCTACGACACTATACACG GTATCAGAGGGGAGATTAATGTTCTGGTGAAGGTGGACCTCTTCAATGACCTGAACCGCTTCAGACAGTCCTCTTGTGGTGTCAAATTCTTCTGCA cAACGTCCATCCCGAGGTGTTACCGCGTGGCGCTGGTCCATGGCTTTGTTGAGGAGCTGGTGGTGAACGAGGACCCAGAGTACCAGTGGATTGACCGCATCAGAACCCCCAGAGCTTCAAACGAGGCCCGACAGAGACTCATCTCTCTCATGTCTG gtgaGCTGCAGAGGAAAATAGGTCTGAAAGTGTTGGAGATGGGTGGTAATGCGGTGGTGGGGTACCTGCAGTGCTTTGATCTGGAGGGAGAGTCAGGTCTGGTGGTCCGAGCCATCGGCACCGCCTGTACTCTGGACAAACTCAGCCCTGGGACGGCTCccaacactaccacacacaccaacacacacacactccccaacaCCGCCCCCACATCCAATGCCTGCAACTCTCCTTCCAAGGACAGCAAAGA GCCTGTGTTCAGTGAGGACCCCCCCCATTCCCTCTCCGGCCCCCCCACGCCTCTCAGAacccttccttcctcctctcctcctcccttctctccatccAAGCCATGCAGTCGCCAGTCCTCCTCCTCAGACACAGACCTCAGTCTGACGCCCAGGATTG AGAGGTTTGTGTCTAGTCCTGGGGTCTTCCTCTGTCCCAGTTCCCCCACCCTCTCCTTCGATTCCCCGTCCCTTCCTTCCTCTGGGCTAATCCTGTGCAGCATTGGGTCTGCCCTCAGAGCCtacaccccaccccctctcccctctgtccaatCAGAGGGGTCTGTGTTGAGAAAGACTGTATCATTCAGTGAAGAGCTGATGCTGGCGGCCTCCG GGATGGGAAGTGGGGGCAGCGTTGGAAAAGAGGCTGGCCCTCTGAAGACCCTCCTCAGACAACATACCCAATCAGCTCTGGAGCAGAGG GAGTTCCCCATCTTCACGTTGACCTGTTTCCCCCCTGGCTTCTTGGTTCACGTCGGGGGCGTGGTCAGCACCCGCTCGGTCAAGCTGCTTGACCGCATACACAACCCCG TGTTGGGTAACACGCGCTCTTACAAACTGCTAGACTGGAATAGTGTCGCTGCAG aCGAGCCGGAGACGAGGGACGCGTGGTGGGAGGAGATTCGTCAGGAGATCAAGTCTCATGCAAAAGCCCTGGGTTGCCACGCTGTGGTGGGATACAGCGAGAGCACCAGCATCTg TGAGGAGGTGTGTATCCTGTCTGCATCTGGCACAGCGGCCATGTTGAATCCCAGATTCATGCGTGAGGGCTGTCTGGACACCGGCGGCAGCGACCACAGGTTATCACGACAACCACACCCCGGCATGGTGGGGTCGGAGAGGGGCGAGGGGGAAGTTAGCTCAACCTGGCTGgg gttTGAGGATGCGTCGCCCCCTAGCTGCGGGTTTGTTCACATCCCGTATGATGAGTTCAACATGCCGTTCCCAGCTCAGCTTACATACTGCTACCACTGTAGGAGACAGAAGGTCCCTGATGTGCTCTTTACTACCATAGACCTACCTGCTGAGGCTGAGGTTACTGGGAAGGGCTGCCTCATACAGGCCAG GTTGTGTCGAACGAAGAAGAAGGCCCAAGGGGAGGTGAATGCTACATCCATCTCTAACCTCCTCCCCTTCATGGAGTATGAGCTCCACACACAGCTGATGAACAAACTCAAACTGCGCTCCATGAATGCTCTGTTTGGACTCCGCATTCAGATCAGTGTGGGAGAAAACATGCTCCTGGGACTAGct tctgcAACGGGTGTGTACCTGTCAGCGCTGccagctccaggtggtatccagATAGCTGGAAAGACCCCTAGTGACCTGAGCTACGACCAACACATCTCCACCATGCAGAAACGCATTGATGACACCATCGCCAAGAACAAGGAGCTCTACAACATACACCCCCCG AAGTTATTTACGTTGGACCCTGAGGCATTCACCGGCCTGAATACG GAGTGTATAGAGGAGGTGGTGGGGTCTCCTATCCCTGACAGACAGCGGTCCAGCAGACTGTTCAGGTCTACCTCTGAGAGTTCAGATGAGCTGTCCGAACTAGACCTGTCCCACGGCAAGAAGGATGCCTTTGTACTGGAG ATTGATGACACTGATGCAGTAGAGGACATCCAATCCCTACTTACTGATGCCCCCATACCTGCAG ggttCTACAGCTGTAACACGGAGGTCATGCCTGGGATTCACAACTGGACTTCAGGACTACAG ATGTTTACATCTGTCCGGGTCTACAGACTCAGTAATGCCAATCTGACCAACCAGGGCCTCAACAAGATCTTTACTGACCTCTGTGAGAACTTGCTCAAA agtctatACTTTAAGCTGCGTTCCATGATCCCCTGCTGTCTTTGCCATCTCAACTTCACTGTAGCCGTACCAGAAGAAGAACTCATACAG gtgGCGGTGACAGCCGTAGCCATGAGTTTTGACAAGGAGACTCAGCAGGCAGCAGACAAGGCTCTCACCAGGG AGGGGTTTGTTTGTTTTCCAGGGAGTGGTGAGAATGAGGAACAGCTCCAGTTTTCTATGGAGCTGTGTGGAGAGTCAACCATCTCCAACAACCAGCCTACTGCCAAACCTTCAG GTGTTCCTGAGAGTGCCATGGTCCACTCGTCTCGAG ACAGATGCAGCACCTGGCTAGAGCTGCTTAGGCTGAAAGCTCACACCATAAGACGAGGATCAGTTAAGACAAGTAGGAGGACACAGTTGCTAGCACactctg TCTCGTCTTCAGAGCGCTGCAGTCCTCTCCCAGAGGGGCGGTCCCGGTCGCTACGCTCCACCAGGTCGTTGCCGTGCGGTGCCCCTGTTACTGTGGTGAAGATGActcctctgtccttccttcccgGGACGCGCATTGTGAAATACTTGGGAATCATCAACATGTTCTTCATTAGGGAGACCACGTCACTACGAGAG
- the LOC110521665 gene encoding C2 domain-containing protein 5 isoform X10 — protein sequence MPGKLKAKIVAGRHLPVMDRASDLTDAFVEVKFGNTTFKTDVFPKSLNPQWNSEWFKFEVDDEDLQDEPLQITVLDHDTYSANDAIGKVYIDIDPLLSCEAATVISGWLPIYDTIHGIRGEINVLVKVDLFNDLNRFRQSSCGVKFFCTTSIPRCYRVALVHGFVEELVVNEDPEYQWIDRIRTPRASNEARQRLISLMSGELQRKIGLKVLEMGGNAVVGYLQCFDLEGESGLVVRAIGTACTLDKLSPGTAPNTTTHTNTHTLPNTAPTSNACNSPSKDSKEPVFSEDPPHSLSGPPTPLRTLPSSSPPPFSPSKPCSRQSSSSDTDLSLTPRIERFVSSPGVFLCPSSPTLSFDSPSLPSSGLILCSIGSALRAYTPPPLPSVQSEGSVLRKTVSFSEELMLAASGMGSGGSVGKEAGPLKTLLRQHTQSALEQREFPIFTLTCFPPGFLVHVGGVVSTRSVKLLDRIHNPVLGNTRSYKLLDWNSVAADEPETRDAWWEEIRQEIKSHAKALGCHAVVGYSESTSICEEVCILSASGTAAMLNPRFMREGCLDTGGSDHRLSRQPHPGMVGSERGEGEVSSTWLGFEDASPPSCGFVHIPYDEFNMPFPAQLTYCYHCRRQKVPDVLFTTIDLPAEAEVTGKGCLIQARLCRTKKKAQGEVNATSISNLLPFMEYELHTQLMNKLKLRSMNALFGLRIQISVGENMLLGLASATGVYLSALPAPGGIQIAGKTPSDLSYDQHISTMQKRIDDTIAKNKELYNIHPPECIEEVVGSPIPDRQRSSRLFRSTSESSDELSELDLSHGKKDAFVLEIDDTDAVEDIQSLLTDAPIPAGFYSCNTEVMPGIHNWTSGLQMFTSVRVYRLSNANLTNQGLNKIFTDLCENLLKSLYFKLRSMIPCCLCHLNFTVAVPEEELIQVAVTAVAMSFDKETQQAADKALTRGSGENEEQLQFSMELCGESTISNNQPTAKPSGVPESAMVHSSRAPSVDYGSFADRCSTWLELLRLKAHTIRRGSVKTSRRTQLLAHSVSSSERCSPLPEGRSRSLRSTRSLPCGAPVTVVKMTPLSFLPGTRIVKYLGIINMFFIRETTSLREEGGVSGFLHSFIAEVFAMVRAHVAALGGNALVSYSMKECVFMENPNKNQAQCLINVSGDAVIFIRESDQEAIPPLLTSRQTSSTGADGTT from the exons ATGCCGGGGAAGCTGAAAGCTAAGATTGTGGCAGGGCGCCACTTACCTGTCATGGACAGAGCCAGCGACCTCACTGATGCCTTTGTAGAG GTCAAGTTTGGCAACACAACTTTCAAAACGGACGTCTTCCCCAAGTCACTTAACCCACAGTGGAACTCAGAGTGGTTCAAATTTGAG GTGGATGATGAGGACTTACAGGATGAGCCATTACAAATCACAGTGTTGGACCATGACACTTACAGTGCCAACGATGCAATAGGGAAGGTCTACATTGACATCGACCCTCTGCTCTCCTGCGAGGCTGCTACTGTCATTTCTGGATGGTTACCCATCTACGACACTATACACG GTATCAGAGGGGAGATTAATGTTCTGGTGAAGGTGGACCTCTTCAATGACCTGAACCGCTTCAGACAGTCCTCTTGTGGTGTCAAATTCTTCTGCA cAACGTCCATCCCGAGGTGTTACCGCGTGGCGCTGGTCCATGGCTTTGTTGAGGAGCTGGTGGTGAACGAGGACCCAGAGTACCAGTGGATTGACCGCATCAGAACCCCCAGAGCTTCAAACGAGGCCCGACAGAGACTCATCTCTCTCATGTCTG gtgaGCTGCAGAGGAAAATAGGTCTGAAAGTGTTGGAGATGGGTGGTAATGCGGTGGTGGGGTACCTGCAGTGCTTTGATCTGGAGGGAGAGTCAGGTCTGGTGGTCCGAGCCATCGGCACCGCCTGTACTCTGGACAAACTCAGCCCTGGGACGGCTCccaacactaccacacacaccaacacacacacactccccaacaCCGCCCCCACATCCAATGCCTGCAACTCTCCTTCCAAGGACAGCAAAGA GCCTGTGTTCAGTGAGGACCCCCCCCATTCCCTCTCCGGCCCCCCCACGCCTCTCAGAacccttccttcctcctctcctcctcccttctctccatccAAGCCATGCAGTCGCCAGTCCTCCTCCTCAGACACAGACCTCAGTCTGACGCCCAGGATTG AGAGGTTTGTGTCTAGTCCTGGGGTCTTCCTCTGTCCCAGTTCCCCCACCCTCTCCTTCGATTCCCCGTCCCTTCCTTCCTCTGGGCTAATCCTGTGCAGCATTGGGTCTGCCCTCAGAGCCtacaccccaccccctctcccctctgtccaatCAGAGGGGTCTGTGTTGAGAAAGACTGTATCATTCAGTGAAGAGCTGATGCTGGCGGCCTCCG GGATGGGAAGTGGGGGCAGCGTTGGAAAAGAGGCTGGCCCTCTGAAGACCCTCCTCAGACAACATACCCAATCAGCTCTGGAGCAGAGG GAGTTCCCCATCTTCACGTTGACCTGTTTCCCCCCTGGCTTCTTGGTTCACGTCGGGGGCGTGGTCAGCACCCGCTCGGTCAAGCTGCTTGACCGCATACACAACCCCG TGTTGGGTAACACGCGCTCTTACAAACTGCTAGACTGGAATAGTGTCGCTGCAG aCGAGCCGGAGACGAGGGACGCGTGGTGGGAGGAGATTCGTCAGGAGATCAAGTCTCATGCAAAAGCCCTGGGTTGCCACGCTGTGGTGGGATACAGCGAGAGCACCAGCATCTg TGAGGAGGTGTGTATCCTGTCTGCATCTGGCACAGCGGCCATGTTGAATCCCAGATTCATGCGTGAGGGCTGTCTGGACACCGGCGGCAGCGACCACAGGTTATCACGACAACCACACCCCGGCATGGTGGGGTCGGAGAGGGGCGAGGGGGAAGTTAGCTCAACCTGGCTGgg gttTGAGGATGCGTCGCCCCCTAGCTGCGGGTTTGTTCACATCCCGTATGATGAGTTCAACATGCCGTTCCCAGCTCAGCTTACATACTGCTACCACTGTAGGAGACAGAAGGTCCCTGATGTGCTCTTTACTACCATAGACCTACCTGCTGAGGCTGAGGTTACTGGGAAGGGCTGCCTCATACAGGCCAG GTTGTGTCGAACGAAGAAGAAGGCCCAAGGGGAGGTGAATGCTACATCCATCTCTAACCTCCTCCCCTTCATGGAGTATGAGCTCCACACACAGCTGATGAACAAACTCAAACTGCGCTCCATGAATGCTCTGTTTGGACTCCGCATTCAGATCAGTGTGGGAGAAAACATGCTCCTGGGACTAGct tctgcAACGGGTGTGTACCTGTCAGCGCTGccagctccaggtggtatccagATAGCTGGAAAGACCCCTAGTGACCTGAGCTACGACCAACACATCTCCACCATGCAGAAACGCATTGATGACACCATCGCCAAGAACAAGGAGCTCTACAACATACACCCCCCG GAGTGTATAGAGGAGGTGGTGGGGTCTCCTATCCCTGACAGACAGCGGTCCAGCAGACTGTTCAGGTCTACCTCTGAGAGTTCAGATGAGCTGTCCGAACTAGACCTGTCCCACGGCAAGAAGGATGCCTTTGTACTGGAG ATTGATGACACTGATGCAGTAGAGGACATCCAATCCCTACTTACTGATGCCCCCATACCTGCAG ggttCTACAGCTGTAACACGGAGGTCATGCCTGGGATTCACAACTGGACTTCAGGACTACAG ATGTTTACATCTGTCCGGGTCTACAGACTCAGTAATGCCAATCTGACCAACCAGGGCCTCAACAAGATCTTTACTGACCTCTGTGAGAACTTGCTCAAA agtctatACTTTAAGCTGCGTTCCATGATCCCCTGCTGTCTTTGCCATCTCAACTTCACTGTAGCCGTACCAGAAGAAGAACTCATACAG gtgGCGGTGACAGCCGTAGCCATGAGTTTTGACAAGGAGACTCAGCAGGCAGCAGACAAGGCTCTCACCAGGG GGAGTGGTGAGAATGAGGAACAGCTCCAGTTTTCTATGGAGCTGTGTGGAGAGTCAACCATCTCCAACAACCAGCCTACTGCCAAACCTTCAG GTGTTCCTGAGAGTGCCATGGTCCACTCGTCTCGAG CTCCCTCGGTTGATTACGGTTCCTTTGCAGACAGATGCAGCACCTGGCTAGAGCTGCTTAGGCTGAAAGCTCACACCATAAGACGAGGATCAGTTAAGACAAGTAGGAGGACACAGTTGCTAGCACactctg TCTCGTCTTCAGAGCGCTGCAGTCCTCTCCCAGAGGGGCGGTCCCGGTCGCTACGCTCCACCAGGTCGTTGCCGTGCGGTGCCCCTGTTACTGTGGTGAAGATGActcctctgtccttccttcccgGGACGCGCATTGTGAAATACTTGGGAATCATCAACATGTTCTTCATTAGGGAGACCACGTCACTACGAGAG
- the LOC110521665 gene encoding C2 domain-containing protein 5 isoform X13 produces MPGKLKAKIVAGRHLPVMDRASDLTDAFVEVKFGNTTFKTDVFPKSLNPQWNSEWFKFEVDDEDLQDEPLQITVLDHDTYSANDAIGKVYIDIDPLLSCEAATVISGWLPIYDTIHGIRGEINVLVKVDLFNDLNRFRQSSCGVKFFCTTSIPRCYRVALVHGFVEELVVNEDPEYQWIDRIRTPRASNEARQRLISLMSGELQRKIGLKVLEMGGNAVVGYLQCFDLEGESGLVVRAIGTACTLDKLSPGTAPNTTTHTNTHTLPNTAPTSNACNSPSKDSKEPVFSEDPPHSLSGPPTPLRTLPSSSPPPFSPSKPCSRQSSSSDTDLSLTPRIGMGSGGSVGKEAGPLKTLLRQHTQSALEQREFPIFTLTCFPPGFLVHVGGVVSTRSVKLLDRIHNPVLGNTRSYKLLDWNSVAADEPETRDAWWEEIRQEIKSHAKALGCHAVVGYSESTSICEEVCILSASGTAAMLNPRFMREGCLDTGGSDHRLSRQPHPGMVGSERGEGEVSSTWLGFEDASPPSCGFVHIPYDEFNMPFPAQLTYCYHCRRQKVPDVLFTTIDLPAEAEVTGKGCLIQARLCRTKKKAQGEVNATSISNLLPFMEYELHTQLMNKLKLRSMNALFGLRIQISVGENMLLGLASATGVYLSALPAPGGIQIAGKTPSDLSYDQHISTMQKRIDDTIAKNKELYNIHPPKLFTLDPEAFTGLNTECIEEVVGSPIPDRQRSSRLFRSTSESSDELSELDLSHGKKDAFVLEIDDTDAVEDIQSLLTDAPIPAGFYSCNTEVMPGIHNWTSGLQMFTSVRVYRLSNANLTNQGLNKIFTDLCENLLKSLYFKLRSMIPCCLCHLNFTVAVPEEELIQVAVTAVAMSFDKETQQAADKALTREGFVCFPGSGENEEQLQFSMELCGESTISNNQPTAKPSGVPESAMVHSSRAPSVDYGSFADRCSTWLELLRLKAHTIRRGSVKTSRRTQLLAHSVSSSERCSPLPEGRSRSLRSTRSLPCGAPVTVVKMTPLSFLPGTRIVKYLGIINMFFIRETTSLREEGGVSGFLHSFIAEVFAMVRAHVAALGGNALVSYSMKECVFMENPNKNQAQCLINVSGDAVIFIRESDQEAIPPLLTSRQTSSTGADGTT; encoded by the exons ATGCCGGGGAAGCTGAAAGCTAAGATTGTGGCAGGGCGCCACTTACCTGTCATGGACAGAGCCAGCGACCTCACTGATGCCTTTGTAGAG GTCAAGTTTGGCAACACAACTTTCAAAACGGACGTCTTCCCCAAGTCACTTAACCCACAGTGGAACTCAGAGTGGTTCAAATTTGAG GTGGATGATGAGGACTTACAGGATGAGCCATTACAAATCACAGTGTTGGACCATGACACTTACAGTGCCAACGATGCAATAGGGAAGGTCTACATTGACATCGACCCTCTGCTCTCCTGCGAGGCTGCTACTGTCATTTCTGGATGGTTACCCATCTACGACACTATACACG GTATCAGAGGGGAGATTAATGTTCTGGTGAAGGTGGACCTCTTCAATGACCTGAACCGCTTCAGACAGTCCTCTTGTGGTGTCAAATTCTTCTGCA cAACGTCCATCCCGAGGTGTTACCGCGTGGCGCTGGTCCATGGCTTTGTTGAGGAGCTGGTGGTGAACGAGGACCCAGAGTACCAGTGGATTGACCGCATCAGAACCCCCAGAGCTTCAAACGAGGCCCGACAGAGACTCATCTCTCTCATGTCTG gtgaGCTGCAGAGGAAAATAGGTCTGAAAGTGTTGGAGATGGGTGGTAATGCGGTGGTGGGGTACCTGCAGTGCTTTGATCTGGAGGGAGAGTCAGGTCTGGTGGTCCGAGCCATCGGCACCGCCTGTACTCTGGACAAACTCAGCCCTGGGACGGCTCccaacactaccacacacaccaacacacacacactccccaacaCCGCCCCCACATCCAATGCCTGCAACTCTCCTTCCAAGGACAGCAAAGA GCCTGTGTTCAGTGAGGACCCCCCCCATTCCCTCTCCGGCCCCCCCACGCCTCTCAGAacccttccttcctcctctcctcctcccttctctccatccAAGCCATGCAGTCGCCAGTCCTCCTCCTCAGACACAGACCTCAGTCTGACGCCCAGGATTG GGATGGGAAGTGGGGGCAGCGTTGGAAAAGAGGCTGGCCCTCTGAAGACCCTCCTCAGACAACATACCCAATCAGCTCTGGAGCAGAGG GAGTTCCCCATCTTCACGTTGACCTGTTTCCCCCCTGGCTTCTTGGTTCACGTCGGGGGCGTGGTCAGCACCCGCTCGGTCAAGCTGCTTGACCGCATACACAACCCCG TGTTGGGTAACACGCGCTCTTACAAACTGCTAGACTGGAATAGTGTCGCTGCAG aCGAGCCGGAGACGAGGGACGCGTGGTGGGAGGAGATTCGTCAGGAGATCAAGTCTCATGCAAAAGCCCTGGGTTGCCACGCTGTGGTGGGATACAGCGAGAGCACCAGCATCTg TGAGGAGGTGTGTATCCTGTCTGCATCTGGCACAGCGGCCATGTTGAATCCCAGATTCATGCGTGAGGGCTGTCTGGACACCGGCGGCAGCGACCACAGGTTATCACGACAACCACACCCCGGCATGGTGGGGTCGGAGAGGGGCGAGGGGGAAGTTAGCTCAACCTGGCTGgg gttTGAGGATGCGTCGCCCCCTAGCTGCGGGTTTGTTCACATCCCGTATGATGAGTTCAACATGCCGTTCCCAGCTCAGCTTACATACTGCTACCACTGTAGGAGACAGAAGGTCCCTGATGTGCTCTTTACTACCATAGACCTACCTGCTGAGGCTGAGGTTACTGGGAAGGGCTGCCTCATACAGGCCAG GTTGTGTCGAACGAAGAAGAAGGCCCAAGGGGAGGTGAATGCTACATCCATCTCTAACCTCCTCCCCTTCATGGAGTATGAGCTCCACACACAGCTGATGAACAAACTCAAACTGCGCTCCATGAATGCTCTGTTTGGACTCCGCATTCAGATCAGTGTGGGAGAAAACATGCTCCTGGGACTAGct tctgcAACGGGTGTGTACCTGTCAGCGCTGccagctccaggtggtatccagATAGCTGGAAAGACCCCTAGTGACCTGAGCTACGACCAACACATCTCCACCATGCAGAAACGCATTGATGACACCATCGCCAAGAACAAGGAGCTCTACAACATACACCCCCCG AAGTTATTTACGTTGGACCCTGAGGCATTCACCGGCCTGAATACG GAGTGTATAGAGGAGGTGGTGGGGTCTCCTATCCCTGACAGACAGCGGTCCAGCAGACTGTTCAGGTCTACCTCTGAGAGTTCAGATGAGCTGTCCGAACTAGACCTGTCCCACGGCAAGAAGGATGCCTTTGTACTGGAG ATTGATGACACTGATGCAGTAGAGGACATCCAATCCCTACTTACTGATGCCCCCATACCTGCAG ggttCTACAGCTGTAACACGGAGGTCATGCCTGGGATTCACAACTGGACTTCAGGACTACAG ATGTTTACATCTGTCCGGGTCTACAGACTCAGTAATGCCAATCTGACCAACCAGGGCCTCAACAAGATCTTTACTGACCTCTGTGAGAACTTGCTCAAA agtctatACTTTAAGCTGCGTTCCATGATCCCCTGCTGTCTTTGCCATCTCAACTTCACTGTAGCCGTACCAGAAGAAGAACTCATACAG gtgGCGGTGACAGCCGTAGCCATGAGTTTTGACAAGGAGACTCAGCAGGCAGCAGACAAGGCTCTCACCAGGG AGGGGTTTGTTTGTTTTCCAGGGAGTGGTGAGAATGAGGAACAGCTCCAGTTTTCTATGGAGCTGTGTGGAGAGTCAACCATCTCCAACAACCAGCCTACTGCCAAACCTTCAG GTGTTCCTGAGAGTGCCATGGTCCACTCGTCTCGAG CTCCCTCGGTTGATTACGGTTCCTTTGCAGACAGATGCAGCACCTGGCTAGAGCTGCTTAGGCTGAAAGCTCACACCATAAGACGAGGATCAGTTAAGACAAGTAGGAGGACACAGTTGCTAGCACactctg TCTCGTCTTCAGAGCGCTGCAGTCCTCTCCCAGAGGGGCGGTCCCGGTCGCTACGCTCCACCAGGTCGTTGCCGTGCGGTGCCCCTGTTACTGTGGTGAAGATGActcctctgtccttccttcccgGGACGCGCATTGTGAAATACTTGGGAATCATCAACATGTTCTTCATTAGGGAGACCACGTCACTACGAGAG